A genomic segment from Papilio machaon chromosome 10, ilPapMach1.1, whole genome shotgun sequence encodes:
- the LOC106707597 gene encoding uncharacterized protein LOC106707597, which yields MDRARRPSPPEPAHHRPLQGGPGQTQTEAPPAEALSEPETLRLAPRALASIPESEPLLTCVNVVSENVPRRPVGRLHVQFDAQSPLAAGSVSGSSSSSSSDDEELSIAEARPPDGGWGWVVVFASFMVNLIADGITFSFGVFYPHFLEYFGEGKGKTALIAGIFMAMPLLSGPISSFLTDRYGCRRMTIFGAILASIGFVISAFVDNVETLFLTFGIMAGFGLSLCYVAAVVIVAYYFEKKRSLATGISVCGSGIGTFIFAPLTHILLEEYGWRGTTLILAGFFLNMAVCGLLFRDLPWTATMNEERAKERKRKRERKRNKRLAASADSISDSKSSASGSIKVVESGDIETVSSPIVPQFSSLVDLPTFMTGGEGVSLEVFEMMSNKGRAYAIMAQNYPGMMLPSRSFSDSGRLHEQSPPRALTSPGTASPGALSPATPPPPQENTSNSVHLGDKAAVALWLRRQAGGSTKKPPAFLKDLRIHRHSLTYRGAMLNISRYRLRASSCPNIFRNSMTTIAKEKVQWYAGLWDFWDLIVDVLDFSHFRNPAFLVFTLSNFLLYMWYDVPYVYIADSGISLGFNESQASMLISIIGILNMFGEILLGWVGDWECVDASAVYACCMLACGAATAAMPLLRGYVSLAAAAGAFGAAIAANYSLTSIILVEQITLEKFTNAYGLLLLIQGVANLAGPPLAGWIYDMTNSYDLSFYLAGVFIALSGVVFIILPIYNRVKRYHQQRNTSASASASVCSEEPNIANGHLKVNGKLLV from the exons ATGGATCGCGCGCGCCGCCCGTCGCCGCCGGAGCCCGCGCACCATCGGCCGCTCCAAGGAGGACCCGGCCAAACCCAGACAGAGGCCCCGCCAGCGGAGGCCTTAAGCGAACCAGAGACTTTGCGGCTCGCCCCGCGCGCGCTCGCCTCCATACCGGAGAGCGAACCTTTGCTTACTTGCGTAAATGTCGTCAGTGAAAATGTGCCGAGGAGACCTGTAGGTCGGTTACATGTGCAGTTTGACGCGCAGTCGCCGCTCGCCGCCGGCTCCGTGTCCGGCTCGAGCTCGAGCTCGAGCTCCGACGATGAGGAGCTATCAATCGCCGAGGCGCGGCCCCCGGACGGCGGCTGGGGCTGGGTCGTCGTCTTCGCCTCCTTTATGGTTAACCTTATCGCCGATGGAATCACGTTTAGCTTCGGAGTATTCTACCCGCATTTCTTGGAGTACTTCGGCGAGGGTAAAGGCAAGACGGCTTTGATCGCAGGAATATTTATGGCGATGCCCCTCCTGTCGGGCCCGATTTCCAGTTTTTTGACGGATAGATATGGATGTCGTCGAATGACTATTTTTGGGGCTATTTTGGCATCCATTGGATTTGTTATATCAGCGTTCGTTGATAATGTGGAGACGCTTTTCCTCACTTTCGGCATCATGGCCGGCTTCGGACTGAGTTTGTGCTACGTGGCGGCGGTCGTTATCGTGGCCTATTATTTTGAGAAAAAGCGTTCTTTAGCTACCGGTATATCGGTGTGCGGCAGTGGAATTGGAACGTTTATCTTTGCACCCCTGACGCACATCTTGCTGGAGGAGTACGGGTGGCGCGGCACCACTTTGATACTGGCCGGTTTCTTTCTCAACATGGCCGTATGCGGTCTGCTATTCCGCGATTTGCCATGGACCGCAACGATGAACGAAGAAAGAGCAAAGGAGAGGAAACGAAAGAGGGAACGAAAACGTAATAAACGCCTAGCGGCTTCGGCCGATAGCATTTCGGATAGCAAGAGCAGCGCCAGTGGCTCGATTAAAGTAGTCGAGTCCGGAGATATAGAGACGGTGTCGTCTCCGATTGTACCACAATTTAGTTCCCTAGTGGATCTGCCGACGTTCATGACGGGCGGGGAAGGCGTGTCTCTCGAAGTGTTCGAAATGATGTCCAACAAAGGCAGAGCGTACGCGATTATGGCTCAGAATTACCCAGGCATGATGTTACCTTCGAGGAGCTTCAGCGATAGCGGAAGGCTGCACGAGCAGTCCCCACCGCGAGCTTTGACGTCACCGGGCACCGCGTCGCCGGGCGCCCTGTCCCCGGCGACGCCACCGCCTCCGCAGGAGAACACCAGCAATTCTGTGCACCTCGGAGACAAAGCGGCCGTGGCTCTCTGGCTGCGACGACAAGCGGGCGGCAGCACTAAAAAACCTCCGGCGTTTTTGAAAGACTTGAGAATACATCGGCATTCCTTAACGTACAGGGGTGCGATGTTGAACATAAGCCGATACCGGCTGCGAGCTTCATCGTGTCCTAACATCTTCAGGAACTCTATGACCACCATTGCCAAAGAAAAG GTTCAATGGTACGCTGGTCTGTGGGATTTCTGGGACTTGATAGTGGACGTGCTTGACTTCTCGCACTTTAGGAACCCGGCGTTCCTCGTGTTCACGCTATCCAACTTCCTGCTTTACATGTGGTACGATGTGCCTTATGTTTACATCGCTGACAGCGGCATCAGTCTCGGCTTCAACGAGTCGCAAGCCTCCATGCTCATCTCTATTATAGGAATACTTAATATGTTCGGAGAG ATCCTGCTGGGCTGGGTGGGGGACTGGGAGTGCGTGGACGCGAGCGCGGTGTACGCGTGCTGCATGCTGGCGTGCGGCGCGGCCACCGCGGCCATGCCGCTGCTGCGCGGGTACGTGTCTCTGGCCGCAGCCGCGGGCGCGTTCGGGGCCGCCATCGCCGCCAACTACTCCCTCACCTCCATCATCCTCGTGGAGCAGATCACGCTCGAGAAGTTCACCAACGCGTACGGTCTGCTGCTGCTCATACAGGGCGTCGCCAATCTCGCCGGACCGCCTCTCGCAG GTTGGATCTACGACATGACGAACTCGTACGACCTGTCGTTCTACTTGGCGGGGGTGTTCATTGCGCTGTCGGGGGTGGTGTTCATCATCCTGCCGATCTACAACCGCGTCAAGCGCTACCACCAGCAGCGCAAcacctccgcctccgcctccgcctccgtcTGCAGCGAGGAGCCCAACATCGCCAACGGACACCTCAAAGTAAATGGTAAGCTCCTCGTATGA